The following coding sequences lie in one Fusarium poae strain DAOMC 252244 chromosome 1, whole genome shotgun sequence genomic window:
- the VPS26 gene encoding Vacuolar protein sorting-associated protein 26 (BUSCO:34911at5125), whose product MSYFFATPVDIDVVLDDTDDRSMVDVKLDKNRREKAPLFMDGESVKGAVTVRPKDGKRLEHTGIKVQFIGTIEMFFDRGNHYEFLSLNQELAAPGELQHPQTFDFNFKNVEKQYESYNGINVKLRYFVRVTVSRRMADVIREKDIWVYSYRIPPEMNSSIKMDVGIEDCLHIEFEYSKSKYHLKDVIVGRIYFLLVRLKIKHMELSIIRRETTGAAPNQYNESETLVRFEIMDGSPSRGETIPIRLFLGGFDLTPTFRDVNKKFSTRYYLSLVLIDEDARRYFKQSEIILYRQAPDAAPVLNAGTSSLPENKAVTAQA is encoded by the exons ATGTCGTACTTCTTCGCGACTCCCGTCGATATTGACGTTGTCCTCGACGACACCGATGACCGTTCCATGGTCGATGTTAAGCTTGACAAGAACCGTCGCGAGAAGGCACCCCTCTTTATGGATGGCGAGTCTGTTAAGGGCGCCGTTACTGTTCGTCCCAAGGATGGTAAGAGGCTTGAGCATACTGGTATCAAGGTCCAATTCATCGGCACGATAG AGATGTTCTTTGACCGTGGTAACCATTACGAATTCCTGTCCCTGAACCAAGAGCTTGCTGCACCTGGCGAGCTTCAGCACCCCCAGACCTTCGACTTCAACTTTAAGAACGTCGAGAAGCAGTACGAATCATACAATGGAATCAATGTCAAGCTGCGCTATTTCGTCCGCGTCACAGTCTCGCGCCGCATGGCCGACGTCATCCGCGAGAAGGACATCTGGGTTTACAGCTATCGTATTCCTCCCGAGATGAACAGCAGCATCAAGATGGACGTTGGTATCGAGGACTGTCTGCATATTGAGTTCGAGTATAGCAAGAGCAAGTACCATCTCAAGGATGTTATTGTCGGCCGCATTTATTTCCTGCTCGTCCGCCTAAAAATCAAGCACATGGAGCTGTCCATCATCAGGAGAGAGACAACAGGTGCTGCGCCTAACCAGTATAACGAAAGCGAGACATTGGTGCGCTTCGAGATCATGGACGGTTCGCCATCGCGAGGAGAGACAATCCCTATCCGACTGTTCCTCGGAGGTTTTGATCTGACACCCACTTTCCGCGATGTCAACAAGAAGTTCTCCACCCGTTATTATCTCAGCTTAGTCCTTATCGACGAAG ATGCTCGACGATACTTCAAGCAGTCAGAGATTATTCTGTACCGTCAAGCCCCTGACGCGGCTCCTGTTTTAAACGCTGGTACCTCATCACTACCCGAGAACAAGGCGGTAACCGCACAGGCATAA
- a CDS encoding hypothetical protein (BUSCO:2195at5125): MDSGDTQYVFKETRVNLDPPTTSSVVTIRVPSNSIHGRNHRKAAGENSLEDETSFRVKNLASSSSIYHRIWHDTPRSFLWRILEEGTLLSIRAVDVCKKTQAAEFPLFLNFHFSVPIQPGCVAFSDHEEHDSLCVFVLDQAYQLYSFHLRPDLFRKRSAIDAGLSDLGKVQAPAGLGFKHPHRMVAVNAETLLVTVNDGGMIRLDKTKANDLSSNVWKESFFNVQGWAQNLRSLLPFQGKHTIKHGKINMEYSSATSIQVTSLGLEDCLFAITVCLDHRMRIWNINDGQILYTSDILNAERNPQEIGKWAIDPSQTNLVQVVGRNRGSRVCATFSPIGAGEFKFWKITAKDAFSVVVEDIFPKNSLVPVTPSSSDVWTLADFVLSCPAESAIQLWTLWKNNMTYRVQRLEVDRKNISQSWQDNWDGVYADNLIQAADGSGPSDPTDVTEKWLQLILKPGQFTKSTLEAALSIYERGFGKSKEAGKGRGLAEAICSILGSTATLDRGSSGTMEYETFRASSEAQWLRFYRLLLELDKQRGEALGLTLDPHTGLTWVVCADFLSAIRECNSLERLYYNLPSPEQDQLAQATLIGSGLTFVEGFPEYLMQSCQAALRPELFEDSSKTDLERIQYFSDKSGFWRGITDEDCNQVVDVLGQNFSTVTDDLYTDVMNLISAPEEAKTRNLRQPLTDFGKKLVVKAVQDSIELQWRVYFSQLILLVHMEFEFDNEADILHNRVDVGNVFRQLIAALRRLELLKWLAQTELTLPSIREKSENGTVSRKTVEDAQCVTALEANVGHLLGFADKGIPLATDITDLVTNLCAPDSDIEVSPSLIQCFLIKRERADLALDIAPFCDQNPFSTYVQGRLQLALKDFNTAAIYFRKAAIGMSTENLESDRHSSGLLDDTEWNLLNHGPAKYYSHIVALFERQKAYSYVIEFARLAMQFLGSKQDAMFTKTDMQSRLFNAAVATSQFDLAHTTLVSIKDQAMKISNLRKLVDRMCATYHNIELVSMPFPGLQQEVDDILSQKTRATLDIIEGFPYHQVLYSWRIKHNNYRGAASVVLDRIHKLRSAGEGDEATGEDILDTPVTRQYLLLINALSCVDSKQAWIYDETPAGYGQKDAVKRKVVSLADIRKQYQDELDRITAIHNNQFGFEADDVMEIS, from the exons ATGGATTCAGGTGATACCCAATATGTCTTCAAAGAGACACGAGTAAATCTCGACCCTCCGACGACGTCCTCTGTTGTTACGATCCGAGTACCCTCAAACTCGATACATGGCCGAAATCATCGCAAAGCGGCAGGAGAAAACAGTTTGGAGGATGAGACATCATTTCGAGTGAAGAACCTGGCCAGCTCTTCATCCATCTACCACCGAATATGGCACGACACACCCCGTAGTTTCCTCTGGCGAATTCTCGAGGAGGGTACACTACTCAGCATCCGGGCTGTCGATGTTTGCAAGAAAACACAAGCCGCCGAGTTTCCTCTGTTCTTGAACTTCCATTTTTCTGTTCCAATTCAGCCAGGATGTGTGGCATTCTCGGACCACGAAGAGCACGACTCGCTTTGTGTTTTTGTACTCGATCAGGCATACCAACTATACAGCTTCCATCTTCGACCAGATCTGTTCAGAAAGAGATCGGCCATCGATGCTGGGCTTTCTGATTTGGGCAAGGTCCAGGCGCCAGCGGGATTGGGTTTCAAGCATCCACACCGTATGGTTGCTGTGAATGCGGAGACACTACTGGTGACGGTGAATGATGGAGGAATGATCAGGCTGGATAAAACCAAGGCCAATGATT TATCGTCGAATGTCTGGAAGGAATCGTTCTTCAACGTGCAGGGATGGGCGCAGAACCTCCGAAGTCTTCTTCCCTTCCAGGGAAAGCACACAATCAAGCACGGCAAGATCAACATGGAGTACAGCTCGGCCACATCGATTCAagtcaccagccttggatTAGAGGACTGCCTCTTCGCCATCACCGTCTGTCTCGATCACAGAATGCGAATTTGGAACATTAACGATGGCCAGATTCTGTACACAAGCGATATCCTGAACGCCGAGAGGAACCCCCAGGAGATTGGTAAATGGGCTATTGACCCATCACAAACAAATCTTGTGCAGGTTGTAGGCCGGAATCGTGGTAGTAGGGTTTGCGCAACGTTCTCGCCCATCGGCGCCGGAGAGTTTAAGTTCTGGAAGATCACAGCAAAGGATGCGTTCAGCGTCGTTGTTGAAGATATCTTCCCAAAGAACTCACTGGTTCCAGTCACGCCATCCTCTTCCGATGTATGGACCCTCGCTGACTTTGTTCTATCTTGTCCCGCCGAGAGCGCTATTCAACTTTGGACCCTATGGAAGAACAACATGACGTACAGGGTGCAGAGGCTCGAAGTGGACCGTAAGAATATCTCGCAGAGCTGGCAGGATAACTGGGATGGCGTTTATGCAGACAACTTGATCCAGGCCGCCGATGGATCTGGCCCTTCCGATCCAACAGATGTCACCGAGAAGTGGCTTCAACTCATTTTGAAGCCTGGTCAATTTACGAAATCGACCCTCGAGGCAGCATTGTCGATCTATGAGCGAGGCTTTGGAAAATCAAAGGAGGCCGGAAAGGGTCGAGGGCTCGCCGAGGCGATCTGCTCGATATTGGGATCAACTGCAACACTAGATCGGGGTTCTTCGGGCACGATGGAATACGAAACCTTTCGTGCATCGAGTGAGGCTCAGTGGCTGAGGTTCTACCGTCTTTTGCTTGAATTGGATAAGCAACGGGGAGAAGCACTTGGACTAACCCTCGACCCCCACACAGGCCTGACTTGGGTTGTCTGCGCCGACTTTCTCTCAGCCATCCGGGAATGCAATAGCCTGGAGCGGCTGTACTACAACCTACCCTCGCCCGAACAAGACCAGCTGGCTCAAGCGACCCTTATCGGGTCGGGCCTGACATTTGTGGAAGGATTCCCCGAATATTTGATGCAATCTTGCCAGGCCGCACTCCGACCTGAGCTGTTTGAAGATTCGTCCAAAACTGATCTCGAACGTATTCAGTATTTCTCAGACAAGTCTGGCTTCTGGCGAGGAATTACTGATGAGGACTGCAACCAAGTTGTTGATGTCCTCGGCCAAAACTTCAGCACAGTAACGGACGACCTTTACACCGACGTGATGAACCTCATTTCTGCACCTGAAGAGGCTAAAACACGTAACCTGCGCCAGCCTCTCACCGACTTTGGAAAGAAGCTGGTTGTGAAAGCTGTCCAAGACAGTATTGAGTTGCAGTGGAGGGTGTACTTTAGCCAGTTGATTCTTCTCGTCCACATGGAATTTGAGTTCGACAATGAGGCGGATATCCTTCATAACCGAGTTGACGTTGGTAATGTTTTTAGACAGCTTATTGCGGCTCTAAGACGATTGGAGCTGTTGAAGTGGCTCGCCCAGACCGAACTCACATTGCCCAGCATCCGAGAAAAGAGCGAGAACGGCACCGTTTCGAGAAAAACTGTCGAAGATGCTCAGTGCGTAACAGCACTGGAGGCGAATGTCGGCCACCTACTTGGTTTCGCCGACAAGGGTATACCCCTTGCTACTGACATTACTGACCTGGTCACCAACCTGTGTGCTCCCGATAGCGATATCGAGGTTTCCCCATCATTAATCCAGTGCTTCCTCATAAAGCGGGAGAGGGCTGATCTGGCTCTGGATATTGCACCTTTCTGCGATCAAAATCCTTTCTCAACATACGTTCAAGGTCGCCTGCAGCTGGCCTTGAAGGACTTTAATACCGCTGCTATTTACTTCAGAAAGGCAGCCATTGGGATGA GCACGGAAAACCTCGAAAGTGATCGCCACAGCAGCGGCTTGCTTGATGATACTGAGTGGAACCTGCTCAACCACGGCCCTGCAAAGTACTACTCGCACATCGTCGCCTTGTTCGAGAGGCAAAAGGCTTACTCCTATGTGATCGAGTTCGCTCGGCTCGCTATGCAGTTTCTTGGCTCCAAGCAAGATGCCATGTTCACTAAGACTGACATGCAAAGCCGCTTGTTCAACGCTGCAGTCGCGACGTCTCAGTTTGACCTCGCCCACACAACGCTTGTGTCAATCAAGGATCAGGCAATGAAGATCTCAAACCTGCGCAAGCTGGTCGACAGGATGTGCGCGACTTATCACAATATTGAGCTTGTGTCTATGCCATTCCCCGGTCTGCAACAGGAAGTCGACGACATCTTGTCGCAGAAGACAAGGGCGACACTAGATATCATAGAAGGATTCCCCTACCATCAGGTTCTCTACTCATGGCGAATCAAGCACAACAACTACCGCGGCGCTGCATCCGTCGTACTGGACCGAATTCACAAACTACGAAGCGCTGGAGAAGGCGATGAGGCCACGGGAGAGGACATCCTTGATACTCCCGTGACCAGACAGTACTTACTGCTCATCAATGCCCTCAGCTGTGTGGATTCCAAGCAGGCTTGGATTTATGATGAAACCCCAGCTGGCTATGGCCAGAAAGACGCAGTAAAGCGCAAGGTGGTTTCACTGGCGGATATCAGGAAGCAGTACCAAGATGAGCTAGACCGAATCACGGCGATTCACAACAACCAGTTCGGCTTTGAGGCGGACGACGTTATGGAAATTTCATGA
- the RHP51 gene encoding RecA recombinase Rhp51 has protein sequence MSQEYDEAQMGEEGGMPGPGAPTPLFALEGIAGLTKRDIQLVVDGGYNTVESVAYTPRRVLEQIKGISEQKATKILAEASKLVPMGFTTATEMHQRRSELISITTGSKNLDTLLAGGIETGSVTELFGEFRTGKSQICHTLAVTCQLPFDMGGGEGKCMYIDTEGTFRPVRLLGVANRFGLSGEEVLDNVAYARAYNSDHQLQLLNQAAAMMCETRFSLLIVDSATSLYRTDFCGRGELSNRQTHLAKFMRTLQRLADEFGIAVVITNQVVAQVDGGPSAMFNPDPKKPIGGNIIAHASTTRISLKKGRAETRIAKIYDSPCLPESDTLFAIGEEGIGDPAPKDMEKD, from the exons ATGAGTCAGGAATACGACGAGGCTCAAATGGGCGAGGAAGGCGGCATGCCCGGCCCCGGTGCCCCAACACCACTATTCGCTCTCGAG GGAATCGCTGGCTTGACGAAGCGAGACATTcagcttgttgttgatggaggTTACAATACCGTGGAGTCGGTGGCTTACACACCACGACGAGTGCTGGAACAGATCAAGGGTATCTCTGAGCAGAAGGCGACCAAGATCCTTGCTGAAG CTTCCAAACTTGTTCCAATGGGCTTTACTACCGCCACAGAGATGCACCAACGCCGCAGCGAACTCATCTCCATTACCACAGGATCCAAGAACCTTGATACCCTTCTTGCAGGCGGTATCGAAACTGGCTCAGTCACGGAGCTGTTTGGTGAATTCAGAACAGGAAAAAGTCAAATTTGTCATACACTCGCTGTAACCTGTCAGTTGCCTTTTGATATGGGCGGTGGCGAGGGAAAGTGCATGTATATCGACACTGAAGGCACATTTCGACCTGTTCGATTGCTAGGAGTGGCCAACCGATTTGGTCTCTCAGGCGAAGAAGTCCTGGACAATGTTGCATACGCCCGCGCTTACAACTCTGATCATCAACTTCAATTGCTTAACCAGGCTGCCGCAATGATGTGCGAGACCCGGTTCTCCCTACTTATCGTTGACAGCGCGACATCACTATACAGAACAGACTTTTGTGGTCGTGGCGAACTCTCAAATCGACAGACTCATTTGGCCAAGTTCATGAGGACACTTCAGCGGCTGGCAGATGAATTCGGTATTGCAGTGGTCATTACAAATCAAGTCGTGGCTCAAGTCGATGGCGGTCCAAGCGCCATGTTTAACCCCGACCCAAAGAAGCCTATTGGCGGTAACATTATTGCTCATGCCAGTACGACAAGAATCAGTCTCAAGAAGGGTCGAGCTGAGACTCGTATCGCCAAAATCTACGACAGCCCTTGCCTGCCAGAGAGTGATACCCTATTTGCCATTGGCGAGGAAGGTATTGGCGACCCAGCGCCCAAGGACATGGAGAAGGATTAA